Proteins encoded together in one Osmia lignaria lignaria isolate PbOS001 chromosome 4, iyOsmLign1, whole genome shotgun sequence window:
- the LOC117603328 gene encoding uncharacterized protein LOC117603328, translating to MKYLMFLIVGITTATNAHYIRDKTNCREFYKCVGGYGFLIDSSSQNGVQLVFNENVTICVWEGAPCPGDSPVTPTPTPTPTPTPTPTSTPTSTPTPTPTPTTSVRPPWLPDCAIIGDRKVAHKDCDKFYYCVKGEPTEGQCPEDMHFNPIVAECDIGKC from the exons ATGAAAT ATCTAATGTTTCTGATTGTTGGTATAACGACAGCGACTAATGCACATTATATTCGTGATAAGACGAATTGTCGTGAGTTTTACAAATGCGTAGGAGGATACGGATTCTTAATAGATTCTTCGTCGCAAAATGGCGTCCAATTGGTGTTTAATGAGAACGTGACAATTTGCGTTTGGGAGGGTGCACCCTGTCCAGGTGATTCCCCTGTAACGCCAACTCCAACGCCAACGCCAACGCCAACGCCAACGCCAACGTCAACGCCAACGTCAACGCCAACGCCAACGCCAACGCCAACGACGTCAGTAAGGCCACCATGGCTACCGGATTGTGCAATAATTGGCGACCGAAAAGTAGCTCATAAAGATTGTGATAAGTTTTATTACTGCGTAAAAGGAGAACCAACAGAAGGCCAATGCCCTGAAGATATGCATTTCAATCCCATTGTTGCAGAATGCgatatcggaaaatgttaa